The following proteins are encoded in a genomic region of Chloracidobacterium sp.:
- a CDS encoding alpha/beta fold hydrolase, with protein MMRISLILFCSFLLAACGSPAANTAKNMASSNAAASPSVVPEFQPKAEAVTFDAPDGVKLVGSFYKAQKVNSPAVLLMHQWEANRHTFDEFAERINKAGYAVLSLDGRGFGDSTKTADGKSVKAGRTDADVKAMLGDVNSAVEFLGKQENVDANKIGIVGASYGSSLAILYAADHPNIAAVVLLSPGLNYFGNMPTEPAVKKYGSRPILLVAAEDDKESADAVRQLKEVSANPKAEATVYADGGHGTAIFAYRDPDDSAARPLADLMHKFLAKAFKTEAAK; from the coding sequence ATGATGAGAATTAGCTTGATACTTTTCTGCTCCTTTTTGTTGGCGGCTTGCGGTTCGCCGGCGGCGAATACCGCGAAGAATATGGCGTCGTCGAATGCTGCGGCTTCGCCCTCGGTGGTGCCGGAGTTTCAGCCGAAGGCCGAGGCGGTCACATTCGACGCTCCGGACGGCGTGAAACTCGTCGGCAGTTTCTATAAGGCGCAGAAGGTGAATTCGCCGGCCGTGCTCTTAATGCATCAGTGGGAAGCGAACCGCCATACGTTCGATGAGTTTGCCGAACGTATTAACAAGGCCGGTTACGCTGTGCTTTCGCTCGACGGACGAGGCTTCGGTGATTCGACAAAGACGGCGGATGGCAAGAGTGTAAAAGCCGGCCGCACCGACGCGGACGTAAAGGCGATGCTCGGAGATGTGAATTCCGCCGTCGAGTTTCTCGGCAAGCAGGAGAACGTAGATGCGAACAAGATCGGCATTGTCGGAGCTTCGTACGGCAGCAGCCTTGCCATTTTATACGCTGCCGATCATCCGAACATCGCCGCTGTCGTACTCCTATCGCCGGGGCTCAATTATTTCGGCAATATGCCGACCGAGCCGGCGGTCAAGAAATACGGCAGCCGTCCGATCCTGCTCGTCGCGGCCGAGGATGATAAAGAGTCGGCCGACGCCGTGCGTCAACTTAAAGAAGTATCGGCGAACCCGAAGGCTGAAGCTACGGTCTATGCCGATGGTGGCCACGGTACGGCGATATTCGCGTATCGCGATCCCGATGACAGCGCGGCGAGGCCGCTTGCCGACCTGATGCACAAGTTTCTTGCCAAGGCGTTCAAGACGGAGGCTGCGAAATAG
- a CDS encoding VWA domain-containing protein: MRKALFGLPFLLAFSILSHAQTPTPTPAEDDNVVKISTSLIQLDATFVDSKGNAVRDIRRDEVEVYENGRKQAVSGFSFVNVPLGRAVQTAAVDKNAPPVPQAQLRPENIHRTIALVVDDLSLSFTSVYETRRSLKKFVDEQMQIGDLVAIVRTGAGVGALQQFTSDKRLLYAAIERVRWNPLGTGGIGAFAPISAGAAAGDDDTADSDETEIASGSGESLDDYRSRVFATGTLGALRFIVQGMGQLPGRKSVILFSDGFRLFEKTPTGAPATGMVMDFVRQLIDQANRSSVVFYTVDGRGLQVPGFTAEDNPERTDPASMEAALAGRRDQLFETQEGLTFLAEETGGFAVRNQNDLSGGVRKILNDQSYYLIAYEPDDETFDSAKRRFNKIEIKVLRKGVTARYRSGFFNVADKPADAVVKTLSPVAQLQSALVSPFAVNGIDLKFTALFANNAQTGSFVRSLLHVDGTDLKFVDEKDGLQKISFDVLVVSFGDSGQPVDSLAKTYTMTVKPAAAKKIKDHGFNYYLTFPVKKPGAYQLRVALRDPVSGAVGSASQFIEVPNIKKSKVALSSIIIENLTPAEWKDLSSAAAGNFRVDSLTDTAVRRIKQNSVLLYAYQIYNARTDASRLNDMKVKVRVFRDGKLILDGAETALDTAGQTDLSHIDSGGSLAIGRAMQPGDYILQVVVMDKSSEKKPVAASQYIQFEVVGD; the protein is encoded by the coding sequence ATGCGAAAAGCTCTCTTTGGCTTGCCCTTCCTTCTCGCTTTCTCGATCCTGTCGCACGCACAGACGCCGACACCCACGCCTGCAGAAGACGATAATGTCGTAAAGATATCGACCAGCCTCATCCAGCTTGATGCAACATTCGTTGACAGTAAGGGCAACGCGGTGCGCGACATCAGACGCGATGAGGTCGAGGTCTATGAGAATGGGCGAAAGCAGGCTGTCAGCGGCTTCTCCTTCGTCAACGTGCCTTTGGGGCGTGCCGTGCAGACCGCCGCTGTCGATAAGAATGCGCCGCCCGTGCCGCAGGCTCAACTGAGGCCCGAGAACATTCACCGCACCATTGCTCTGGTGGTTGACGACCTGTCGCTGTCATTTACGAGTGTGTATGAGACGCGGCGCAGCCTCAAGAAGTTCGTTGATGAGCAGATGCAGATCGGCGACCTTGTTGCCATCGTTCGTACAGGTGCAGGCGTCGGTGCTCTGCAACAGTTCACATCCGACAAACGCCTGCTTTATGCGGCTATTGAGCGTGTTCGTTGGAATCCGCTGGGCACCGGCGGAATAGGAGCGTTCGCGCCGATAAGTGCAGGCGCGGCTGCCGGTGACGATGATACAGCGGACTCTGATGAGACCGAGATCGCAAGCGGCTCAGGCGAATCGCTCGATGATTATCGCTCGCGCGTGTTCGCGACCGGAACGCTCGGCGCTCTGCGTTTCATTGTTCAAGGAATGGGCCAATTGCCCGGCCGCAAATCAGTGATCCTGTTTTCGGATGGTTTCAGGCTGTTTGAAAAGACACCGACCGGAGCACCGGCGACGGGTATGGTCATGGATTTCGTAAGGCAACTGATCGATCAGGCCAACCGCTCGTCGGTCGTCTTCTACACCGTCGATGGACGCGGGCTGCAAGTTCCGGGATTTACCGCCGAAGACAACCCCGAACGGACGGATCCGGCATCAATGGAGGCTGCTTTGGCAGGCCGCCGCGATCAACTCTTCGAGACGCAGGAGGGGCTGACCTTTCTTGCTGAGGAGACCGGCGGTTTTGCTGTCAGAAATCAAAACGATCTTTCCGGCGGCGTACGAAAGATCCTGAACGATCAAAGTTACTATCTCATCGCCTATGAGCCGGATGACGAGACCTTTGACTCGGCAAAACGCAGATTCAACAAGATCGAGATAAAGGTGCTTCGCAAGGGCGTAACGGCGCGCTATCGCAGCGGCTTTTTCAATGTTGCGGATAAGCCCGCCGATGCTGTCGTGAAAACGCTCTCCCCTGTCGCCCAACTCCAGTCGGCCCTTGTATCGCCGTTCGCCGTGAATGGTATCGACCTGAAGTTCACGGCGTTGTTCGCCAATAATGCACAGACCGGCTCATTTGTCCGCTCACTGCTCCATGTGGACGGCACCGATCTTAAATTCGTCGATGAAAAGGACGGACTGCAGAAGATCTCGTTCGACGTGCTCGTGGTCAGCTTTGGCGACAGCGGCCAACCGGTAGATAGTTTGGCAAAGACCTACACGATGACCGTGAAGCCCGCCGCCGCAAAAAAGATCAAGGATCACGGTTTTAACTATTACCTGACCTTTCCGGTAAAGAAACCCGGAGCTTACCAACTACGCGTGGCCTTACGCGATCCGGTGAGCGGCGCCGTGGGGTCGGCGAGCCAATTCATCGAAGTGCCGAATATCAAGAAAAGCAAGGTTGCGCTGTCAAGCATCATTATCGAGAACCTGACGCCTGCCGAGTGGAAGGACCTCAGCAGTGCGGCTGCCGGTAACTTTCGAGTCGATTCGCTGACCGATACCGCCGTTCGAAGGATCAAGCAGAATTCGGTGCTGCTTTACGCCTATCAGATCTACAATGCGCGAACTGATGCCTCGCGGCTTAATGATATGAAGGTAAAGGTTCGGGTCTTTCGCGACGGCAAACTGATCTTGGACGGCGCCGAAACGGCGCTCGACACGGCAGGGCAAACCGACCTTTCACATATCGACAGCGGAGGCTCGCTGGCGATCGGCCGGGCAATGCAGCCGGGCGATTATATCCTGCAGGTGGTCGTTATGGACAAGAGTTCGGAGAAGAAACCGGTGGCGGCCTCGCAGTATATTCAATTTGAGGTTGTGGGCGATTAG
- a CDS encoding cysteine desulfurase, translating into MTSWDVEKIRADFPVLSREVNGKPLVYLDNSASSQVPQSVIDRITKYLTEEHSNIHRGVHYLSQHATTAYEATREKVKRFINAGEAKECIFVRGTTEGINLVAYSYGRAFINEGDEIILSAMEHHSNIVPWQIVAEDRGAKIRVIPMNERGELIIEEYEKLLNERTKIVAVAHVSNSLGTVNPIKEMIATAHKFGVPVLVDAAQSVPHFPVDVQDLDADFFVFSGHKMFAPTASGIVYGKREWLDKLPPYQTGGGMIRTVSFEKTTYAPIPEKFEAGTPGIAAGIGLGAAIDYLNALDFEAAAEYEHSLLEYATARLSDIPEVKIIGTAANKASVLSFTIEGIHPHDIGTILDQQGIAVRAGHHCAQPVMQFFDVPATARASFAFYNTKEEVDKLADAIQKVIEVFA; encoded by the coding sequence ATGACAAGTTGGGATGTAGAAAAGATAAGAGCGGATTTTCCCGTACTTTCGCGTGAGGTGAATGGCAAGCCGCTCGTTTACCTAGACAACAGCGCGTCGTCGCAGGTTCCGCAGTCGGTGATCGACCGCATCACGAAATACCTTACCGAGGAACACTCGAATATCCATCGCGGCGTGCATTACCTTTCACAGCACGCGACGACGGCCTACGAGGCGACCCGCGAAAAGGTGAAACGCTTCATCAACGCTGGGGAAGCGAAAGAGTGCATCTTCGTTCGCGGGACGACCGAGGGCATCAACCTCGTTGCGTATTCTTATGGCCGTGCTTTCATCAACGAGGGCGACGAGATCATTCTCTCTGCGATGGAGCATCATTCGAACATCGTCCCGTGGCAGATCGTCGCAGAAGACCGCGGTGCGAAGATCCGCGTCATCCCGATGAATGAACGCGGCGAACTCATCATCGAGGAATACGAAAAGCTGCTTAACGAACGCACGAAGATCGTTGCGGTCGCCCATGTATCGAATTCGCTCGGCACCGTGAACCCGATCAAAGAGATGATCGCGACGGCGCATAAATTCGGCGTGCCGGTGCTCGTCGATGCCGCGCAAAGCGTGCCGCATTTTCCGGTGGACGTACAGGATCTCGATGCGGACTTTTTCGTCTTTTCGGGGCACAAAATGTTCGCCCCGACCGCAAGCGGCATCGTTTACGGCAAACGCGAATGGCTCGACAAGCTGCCGCCTTATCAGACCGGCGGCGGGATGATCCGCACCGTTTCGTTCGAGAAGACGACGTACGCTCCCATACCTGAGAAGTTCGAGGCCGGCACGCCCGGCATCGCCGCCGGCATCGGGCTTGGGGCCGCGATCGATTATCTGAACGCTCTCGATTTCGAGGCGGCCGCCGAATACGAACATTCGCTGCTCGAATACGCGACCGCACGTCTCTCCGACATTCCCGAGGTCAAGATCATCGGCACCGCCGCGAATAAGGCCAGCGTACTTTCTTTCACTATCGAAGGCATCCATCCGCACGATATCGGCACCATACTCGATCAACAGGGAATCGCCGTGCGTGCCGGACATCATTGTGCACAGCCCGTGATGCAGTTCTTTGACGTTCCGGCAACCGCAAGGGCATCTTTTGCGTTCTATAACACGAAGGAAGAAGTTGATAAACTTGCGGATGCGATCCAAAAGGTGATCGAGGTGTTTGCATGA
- a CDS encoding GxxExxY protein produces the protein MELNEITEAIIGCAIRVHKALGTGLLESTYAVCLVHELSKSGFNVRSQVALPVLYDGIKLDAGYRIDLLVNETVIVELKAVEAIQQIHEAQVISYLKLSGKKIGLLINFNVKMLTNGIKRRVN, from the coding sequence ATGGAGTTGAATGAGATCACAGAGGCCATCATAGGGTGCGCTATTCGTGTCCACAAAGCGTTGGGGACAGGCTTGCTGGAGAGCACGTATGCGGTCTGTTTGGTTCACGAGCTTTCCAAATCTGGTTTCAACGTAAGGTCACAGGTTGCCTTGCCGGTTCTTTATGACGGCATAAAGCTGGACGCCGGATACAGGATCGATCTGTTGGTAAATGAGACGGTAATAGTCGAGCTTAAGGCCGTCGAGGCGATACAGCAGATCCACGAAGCTCAGGTTATTTCCTACCTGAAGTTGAGTGGCAAAAAGATCGGCCTGCTAATAAATTTCAATGTGAAGATGCTAACGAACGGTATCAAGCGACGGGTAAATTGA
- a CDS encoding SUF system NifU family Fe-S cluster assembly protein → MSELNELYQEVILEHNKSPRNFREIEPADRMADGRNPLCGDALRVYVTLDGDTVTDVAFKGSGCAISKASASMMTQAVKGKTIAEAEILFDEFHRMVTGELDPNDEETHLGRLKIFSGVLEFPARVKCASLSWHTLNAALHGREDITTE, encoded by the coding sequence ATGTCCGAACTCAACGAGCTTTATCAAGAGGTCATCCTCGAACACAACAAGAGTCCGCGAAACTTTCGCGAGATCGAACCGGCCGATCGGATGGCCGACGGGCGTAATCCGCTTTGCGGCGACGCGTTGCGGGTGTATGTTACACTCGACGGCGACACGGTCACGGACGTCGCTTTCAAAGGTTCGGGCTGTGCGATATCAAAGGCCTCGGCCTCAATGATGACGCAGGCGGTCAAGGGCAAGACGATAGCCGAGGCCGAGATTCTGTTCGATGAATTTCATCGTATGGTCACCGGCGAACTTGACCCGAATGATGAGGAAACGCATCTGGGCAGGCTGAAGATATTTTCCGGTGTGCTCGAATTCCCGGCGCGTGTCAAATGTGCGAGCCTGAGCTGGCATACGCTCAATGCCGCACTTCACGGCCGCGAGGATATAACGACCGAATAG
- a CDS encoding DUF2585 family protein has product MMAETPQRLLGRGPLLACITVIAATALFLNFQGRVWWCQAGDLSPWAWDIWSTHNSQHLLDPYSFTHILHGVFEYWMLLLLFPNLPAKWRLVIAVAIEAAWEALENSSFIINRYRTATLSLDYFGDSIINSISDIVCCGLGFVIASKLRFRRSLLFFIVTEITLTLTIRDSLILNVIMLLYPIDAIKVWQMAGR; this is encoded by the coding sequence ATGATGGCCGAAACCCCTCAGCGACTGCTCGGACGAGGCCCGTTACTTGCCTGTATAACGGTCATCGCCGCCACTGCTCTCTTCCTGAACTTTCAGGGACGTGTCTGGTGGTGCCAAGCCGGCGATCTGTCGCCATGGGCATGGGACATTTGGTCAACTCACAATTCGCAGCACCTTCTCGACCCGTACAGTTTCACGCATATTCTGCACGGTGTTTTCGAATACTGGATGTTGTTGCTGCTATTTCCGAACCTTCCTGCAAAATGGCGGCTTGTGATCGCCGTTGCGATCGAGGCCGCTTGGGAAGCCCTCGAGAACTCGTCTTTCATAATCAATCGCTACCGTACGGCGACGCTCTCGCTCGATTATTTCGGCGACTCGATCATCAATTCGATCTCTGATATCGTCTGCTGCGGCCTCGGGTTCGTGATCGCCTCAAAGCTGCGATTCCGGCGTTCGCTTCTGTTCTTTATCGTAACGGAGATCACGCTTACGCTTACTATCCGCGACAGCCTGATCCTTAACGTGATAATGCTTCTTTATCCGATCGACGCCATAAAGGTGTGGCAGATGGCAGGCCGTTAG
- a CDS encoding transglycosylase SLT domain-containing protein, with the protein MLRKQTFAIILLIILTLSCSGQQSEEQALARLREITSTGKMPPEAMIADIETRFANKRSGALARLLHAKMKLDANDPAGAAALLNSKIFNEKTKAADHALWLRGKALQAAGDNAGALEAFDKLLHEYPNSVRVRDSKLSWAAAAIAAGRAVEVPPFLVQMSTANDPDALLLTAKAYEAQNSMPEAIGYYRRTYFAAARTPAAAEAAAKLTSLGQPLTPANVQESLDLAMRLFSLSLWADAANAFASIPESAVTANDVRLAKVTAFSGAARMVDAQKAFAAMPMNSLESEEASRQLVLGYAKARQWPQARTAADEMRQRFPQGKLTAKTFIDAGLAARDARMRTEETYFLSTALNAFPNSVDVAQAQFEAAWLQHEAKNFAASSQMLIEHLARYADKDTTNRGKAGYWAARDSERAGKTAEACALYDAVIYRYGANWYGYLASGRLAAMKAAGQCRTTTPANDTIARAAANLKTVTVAAETAGPRELERAEKGDELSIIGLFDWAIDELKEAKRSADKSPKINLALARHYRWKGDNTSALIAMQKSYPDYAQMFPEEMGREEWAFFYPLTNWADIQKWAVARGLDRYQVAGFIRQETIFSPRAKSSANAYGLMQLLLPTARAVARKYGLDSPASAEDLYNPALNIELGTAYLKDQFDKFGRVEYVAVAYNAGPGRVPQWRASLPAEIDEFAENIPFKETKQYVQGIIRNTAQYRRLYDDNGNFRANVGTRPLRGEIDTLPSDQFTAQYPEVVLDRSTE; encoded by the coding sequence ATGCTCCGCAAACAAACATTCGCCATCATTTTGCTTATCATCCTAACGCTCAGCTGCAGCGGCCAGCAGAGCGAGGAGCAGGCACTCGCAAGACTTCGTGAGATCACCTCGACCGGCAAAATGCCGCCCGAAGCGATGATTGCCGATATAGAAACGCGCTTTGCGAACAAACGTTCAGGTGCACTCGCGCGGCTTCTGCATGCGAAAATGAAGCTTGATGCGAACGATCCGGCGGGAGCGGCGGCACTGCTCAACTCAAAGATCTTCAACGAAAAGACAAAGGCCGCCGATCATGCGTTGTGGCTTCGCGGAAAAGCCCTGCAGGCCGCGGGCGATAATGCCGGTGCCCTCGAGGCTTTCGACAAACTGCTGCACGAATATCCCAATTCGGTGCGCGTCCGTGATTCAAAACTCAGTTGGGCCGCTGCGGCGATCGCCGCCGGGCGTGCGGTCGAGGTGCCGCCGTTCCTTGTACAAATGAGCACGGCAAATGATCCAGACGCTCTTCTGCTGACCGCAAAGGCGTACGAAGCTCAAAATTCGATGCCCGAGGCGATCGGTTACTATCGCCGCACATATTTCGCTGCGGCTCGTACTCCCGCTGCGGCTGAGGCCGCGGCAAAGCTTACGTCGCTCGGCCAGCCTTTGACACCCGCGAACGTGCAGGAATCGCTCGATCTTGCGATGCGGCTCTTTTCACTGAGCCTTTGGGCCGATGCGGCGAACGCATTCGCATCGATACCGGAAAGTGCCGTAACAGCCAACGACGTGCGGCTTGCTAAGGTTACGGCCTTCTCGGGTGCGGCGCGGATGGTGGATGCACAGAAGGCATTCGCGGCAATGCCGATGAATTCTCTCGAAAGTGAAGAAGCATCGCGTCAGCTCGTGCTCGGCTACGCCAAAGCGAGGCAGTGGCCGCAGGCACGTACCGCGGCGGACGAGATGCGGCAAAGATTTCCGCAAGGCAAGCTCACGGCAAAGACCTTCATCGACGCGGGCCTTGCCGCACGCGATGCAAGAATGCGTACCGAAGAAACATATTTCCTTAGCACGGCGCTCAATGCCTTTCCGAACTCCGTCGATGTCGCGCAGGCTCAGTTCGAAGCGGCGTGGCTTCAGCACGAAGCCAAGAATTTCGCCGCTTCGTCGCAGATGCTTATCGAACACCTTGCCCGCTACGCCGATAAGGACACGACAAATCGAGGCAAGGCCGGCTATTGGGCGGCACGCGACAGCGAACGTGCCGGCAAGACGGCCGAGGCATGCGCCTTGTACGACGCGGTCATTTATCGCTATGGTGCGAATTGGTACGGCTATCTTGCATCCGGACGCCTCGCCGCAATGAAAGCCGCGGGGCAATGCCGCACGACAACGCCGGCGAATGACACGATCGCACGCGCCGCCGCAAACCTCAAGACCGTTACCGTCGCCGCCGAAACGGCCGGCCCTCGCGAACTTGAGCGTGCGGAAAAGGGTGATGAGCTTTCGATCATAGGGCTTTTTGATTGGGCGATAGACGAGCTGAAAGAAGCAAAACGCAGTGCCGACAAAAGCCCGAAGATCAACCTCGCACTCGCGCGGCACTATCGTTGGAAGGGCGACAACACCTCGGCACTTATCGCGATGCAAAAGAGCTATCCCGATTATGCTCAAATGTTTCCTGAGGAAATGGGGCGTGAGGAATGGGCGTTTTTCTATCCGCTGACCAACTGGGCAGATATTCAAAAGTGGGCGGTTGCGCGCGGTCTCGACCGCTATCAGGTCGCGGGCTTTATCAGGCAGGAGACCATCTTCTCGCCGCGTGCCAAGTCGAGCGCGAACGCCTACGGACTGATGCAGCTGCTTTTGCCGACGGCTCGTGCCGTGGCGCGCAAATACGGCCTCGATTCACCGGCTTCAGCGGAGGATCTTTACAACCCCGCACTGAACATCGAACTCGGCACGGCGTATTTGAAGGATCAGTTCGACAAGTTCGGCCGCGTGGAATACGTGGCCGTCGCTTACAACGCCGGCCCCGGCCGTGTGCCGCAGTGGCGAGCCTCGCTGCCCGCTGAGATCGATGAATTCGCCGAGAATATTCCGTTCAAGGAAACAAAGCAGTACGTTCAGGGCATCATCCGCAACACAGCTCAGTATCGGCGGCTGTATGACGACAACGGGAACTTCCGGGCCAATGTCGGCACACGGCCGCTCCGCGGCGAGATCGATACGCTGCCGAGCGATCAATTCACCGCACAATACCCTGAGGTCGTACTCGACCGAAGCACCGAGTGA
- a CDS encoding DPP IV N-terminal domain-containing protein — protein MKKLCLVLVSLLVLSGFSAAQQKVLDLDAIFGPDPAKRVRFSGSLPQIRWSADGRYLEDFSSGKMQRLDPATGRAVWQFDSAKLSLALARIGIRGDEADRIASSPMLQFSSDGKGIVLDQQNDLWYYAVAEGTLKRLTNDRAAEAEEAFSPDGRFVSFIRGNNLFIVDVAKADTKQITRDGKEGDKPIYNGYLDWVYEEELYGRGNKRGYWWSPDSKKIAFLRLDEAKVPTFTIPNDIPNGQLIEVEHYPKAGDPNPDVRLGIADITKNTIVPNAGRIPKIGEKLPPTLLRFGDAAKFVDLSGYKRDDLLIARVAWAADGNSVLFEALDREQTNMDLNAATLDGKVQKLINETTPAWVEVYDDPIVLKDSPRFIWQSARNGWRHLYLYENDGRLVRQLTNGKWEIRNVYGVDEKNGYVYFAATKDSHIAENIYRVSLEGGEPQRLTSGDGTHAAMFNTGFSAFIDVASDAMTPPQMYLNSADGTRVRTLAENRVDVLRQYGLSNVEFLKVPTRDGFQMEAMMIKPPDFDASKKYPVFEYTYSGPHAPSVANRWQGTRMMWFQMLAQKGYIIWVCDNRSASGKGEESVWPMYKRMYELELRDLEDGVSYLRSLAYVDGDRIGLHGWSYGGSMTSYAMTHSRSWKVGIAGGTVADEHLYDSIYTERYMLTPQNNPEGYERSSVVKAAANLNGKLLLIHGMMDDNVHLQNTTQLAYALQKAGKQFDLMLYPTQRHGVADPQQARHLYELMTDYIIKNL, from the coding sequence ATGAAAAAGCTTTGCCTCGTACTCGTTTCGCTTCTCGTACTATCCGGATTTTCTGCTGCTCAGCAGAAGGTGCTCGATCTTGATGCGATATTCGGGCCCGATCCGGCGAAACGCGTTCGGTTCAGCGGCTCGCTCCCGCAGATCCGCTGGTCAGCGGACGGGCGTTACCTCGAAGACTTTTCCTCGGGCAAGATGCAGCGGCTCGATCCGGCGACGGGCCGTGCAGTTTGGCAGTTCGATTCTGCGAAGCTGTCGCTCGCACTCGCACGTATCGGTATTCGCGGCGATGAGGCCGACCGTATCGCAAGCTCGCCGATGCTGCAGTTCAGTTCGGACGGCAAGGGCATCGTACTCGATCAGCAGAACGACCTGTGGTATTACGCCGTAGCCGAAGGAACACTGAAACGGCTCACGAATGACCGCGCCGCCGAGGCGGAAGAGGCGTTCAGCCCGGACGGCCGCTTTGTCTCGTTCATACGCGGCAACAACCTGTTCATAGTCGATGTTGCTAAGGCGGATACAAAGCAGATCACGCGCGACGGCAAAGAAGGCGACAAGCCGATCTACAACGGTTATCTCGATTGGGTTTATGAAGAGGAACTTTACGGCCGAGGCAATAAACGCGGCTATTGGTGGTCGCCTGACTCAAAGAAGATCGCGTTCCTGAGGCTTGACGAGGCGAAGGTGCCGACATTTACCATACCGAATGACATACCGAACGGACAGCTTATCGAGGTCGAGCATTATCCGAAGGCGGGCGACCCGAACCCCGACGTTCGGCTCGGCATCGCGGATATCACAAAGAATACGATCGTGCCGAACGCCGGACGCATACCGAAGATCGGCGAAAAGCTTCCGCCGACGCTTTTGCGTTTCGGCGATGCGGCAAAGTTCGTCGATCTCTCTGGCTACAAGCGCGACGATCTGCTGATAGCGCGTGTAGCGTGGGCCGCCGATGGCAACTCGGTTCTCTTCGAAGCTCTCGACCGTGAGCAGACCAATATGGACCTTAATGCCGCAACGCTCGACGGCAAGGTGCAGAAGCTTATCAATGAGACGACGCCCGCGTGGGTCGAGGTCTATGATGACCCGATCGTGCTCAAGGATTCGCCGCGTTTCATCTGGCAATCGGCACGCAACGGCTGGCGTCACCTATACCTTTATGAGAACGACGGGCGGCTCGTGCGGCAGCTTACGAACGGCAAATGGGAGATCCGCAATGTGTACGGCGTTGACGAAAAGAACGGCTACGTCTATTTTGCGGCAACAAAGGACAGCCACATCGCGGAGAATATCTACCGCGTGTCGCTCGAAGGCGGCGAACCGCAGCGGCTGACCTCAGGCGACGGCACTCACGCGGCGATGTTCAACACCGGCTTTTCCGCCTTTATCGACGTTGCCAGCGATGCGATGACGCCGCCGCAGATGTACCTTAACAGTGCGGACGGAACGCGAGTGCGTACATTGGCAGAGAACCGCGTGGATGTGCTGCGGCAGTACGGCCTGTCGAACGTCGAATTCCTAAAGGTTCCGACACGCGACGGCTTTCAGATGGAAGCGATGATGATCAAGCCGCCTGACTTTGACGCGTCGAAGAAATATCCGGTCTTTGAATACACATATTCAGGGCCGCATGCGCCGTCAGTGGCTAACCGCTGGCAGGGAACGCGGATGATGTGGTTCCAGATGCTCGCGCAAAAGGGCTACATCATTTGGGTCTGCGACAACCGCTCGGCAAGCGGCAAGGGCGAAGAATCGGTCTGGCCGATGTACAAGCGAATGTATGAGCTTGAGCTACGCGACCTAGAGGACGGCGTCAGCTATCTGCGTTCGCTGGCGTATGTTGACGGCGACCGAATAGGCCTTCACGGATGGAGCTACGGCGGTTCGATGACGAGCTATGCGATGACGCACAGCCGCTCTTGGAAGGTCGGCATCGCAGGCGGCACGGTTGCCGATGAACACCTTTACGACTCGATCTACACCGAGCGTTATATGCTGACGCCGCAAAATAATCCCGAAGGCTACGAACGCTCGTCTGTCGTAAAGGCAGCCGCGAACCTCAACGGCAAACTGCTGCTCATACACGGCATGATGGACGACAACGTCCACTTGCAGAATACGACACAGCTCGCTTACGCACTGCAAAAGGCGGGCAAACAGTTCGACTTGATGCTCTACCCGACCCAGCGACACGGCGTTGCCGACCCGCAACAGGCCCGCCATCTCTACGAGCTGATGACGGACTATATCATCAAGAACCTGTGA